Proteins encoded by one window of Lycium barbarum isolate Lr01 chromosome 11, ASM1917538v2, whole genome shotgun sequence:
- the LOC132617240 gene encoding transcription factor JUNGBRUNNEN 1 yields the protein MEMESNMSSIVTSQYYTEEEEDEDVALPGFRFHPTDEELVGFYLRRKVDKRPINIELIKQIDIYKYEPWDLPKSSNVGEKESYFFCKRGRKYRNSIRPNRVTGSGFWKATGIDRPIYNSTARHQCIGLKKSLVYYRGSAGKGTKTDWMMHEFRLPAENDKSTKHIEAKSIAQEAEVWTLCRIFKRNSSYKKCLPEWRVATAAKRNPADTSSQTCSADSSDYIISFGAPSIVKHNNNNNITHETKPFGSLVHHDISKNNNNQMLLGQLSSSSVCQAPSAAVSSYSSFGQTLVPDMNDLLKHGDWDELRSFLELAIDPLF from the exons ATGGAAATGGAAAGTAACATGAGTAGCATAGTTACAAGTCAATATTACACGGAAGAAGAAGAGGATGAGGACGTGGCACTTCCAGGGTTTAGATTTCATCCAACAGATGAAGAGCTAGTAGGGTTTTATCTAAGGAGGAAAGTAGATAAAAGGCCAATCAATATTGAACTCATCAAACAGATCGACATCTACAAATATGAACCTTGGGATCTTCCCA AGTCAAGCAACGTGGGAGAGAAGGAGTCGTACTTCTTTTGCAAAAGAGGAAGAAAATACAGGAACAGTATTAGACCAAACAGGGTGACAGGTTCTGGATTCTGGAAGGCTACTGGTATTGATAGACCTATTTATAATTCTACTGCTCGTCATCAATGCATTGGCCTCAAGAAGTCACTAGTTTATTACCGAGGGAGTGCTGGAAAAGGCACAAAAACTGATTGGATGATGCACGAGTTTCGCCTTCCTGCTGAAAATGACAAATCCACTAAGCACATTGAAGCTAAAAGCATTGCTCAAGAAGCT GAAGTTTGGACACTCTGCAGAATCTTTAAGCGAAACAGTTCATATAAGAAGTGTCTACCAGAATGGAGAGTAGCAACAGCAGCCAAGCGAAACCCAGCAGATACAAGTTCACAAACATGCAGCGCGGATTCTTCAGATTATATAATTAGCTTTGGTGCTCCATCTATCGTCAagcacaataataataataatattactcATGAGACCAAACCGTTTGGCAGTCTTGTACATCATGACATATCAAAGAATAATAATAACCAAATGCTTTTGGGGCAACTGAGCTCATCATCAGTGTGTCAAGCACCTTCAGCTGCAGTATCATCCTACTCGAGCTTTGGTCAGACATTAGTTCCGGACATGAACGACTTGTTAAAGCATGGAGATTGGGATGAACTTAGATCTTTTTTAGAGCTTGCTATTGATCCTTTGTTCTAA
- the LOC132616678 gene encoding LOW QUALITY PROTEIN: elongation factor 2 (The sequence of the model RefSeq protein was modified relative to this genomic sequence to represent the inferred CDS: deleted 2 bases in 2 codons; substituted 1 base at 1 genomic stop codon), whose product MVKFTVDELRRIMDFKHNIRNMSVIAHVDHGKSTLTDSLVAAAGIIAQEAAGDVRMTDTRADEAERGITIKSTGISLYYAMSDEALKNYKGEREGNEYLINLIDSPGHVDFSSEVTAALRITDGALVVVDCVEGVCIQTETVLRQALGERIRPVLTVNKMDRCFLELQVDGEEAYQIFQRVIENANVIMATYEDTLLGDVQVYPDKGTVAFSAGLHGWAFTLTNFANMYASKFGVDEAKMMERLWGENFFDPATKKWTNKNTGSPTCKRGFVQFCYEPIKQIINTCMNDQKDKLWPMLQKLGVTMKGEEKDMMGKALMKRVMQTWLPASNALLEMMVFHLPSPSKAQRYRVENLYEGPLDDQYANAIRNCDPSGPLMLYVSKMIPASDKGRFFAFGRVFSGSVSTGLKVRIMGPNYIPGQKKDLYIKNAQRTVIWMGKKQETVEDVPCGNTVAMVGLDQFITKNATLTNEKEVDAHPIRAMKFSVSPVVRVAVQXKVASDLPKLVEGLKRLAKSDPMVVCTIEESGEHIIAGAGELHLEICLKDLQEDFMGGADIVKSDPVVSFRETVLDKSCCTVMSKSPNKHNRLYMEARPLEGGLAEAIDEGRIGPRDDPKSRSKILSEEFGWDKDLAKKVWCFGPETTGPNMVVDMCKGVQYLNEIKDSVIAGFQWASKEGAMAEENMRAICFEVCDVVLHADAIHRGGGQIIPTARRVIYAAQLTAKPRLLEPVYSVEIQAPEQALGGIYSVLNQRRGHVFEEMQRPGTPLYNIKAYLPVVESFGFSSNLRQATSGQAFPQCVFDHWDMMSSDPMEVGSQAHQLVLDIRKRKGLKEQMTPLSEYEDKL is encoded by the exons ATG GTGAAGTTTACAGTTGATGAGCTTCGAAGAATTATGGATTTCAAGCATAACATTCGTAATATGTCTGTTATTGCTCATGTTGACCATG GGAAGTCTACTCTTACGGACTCTCTTGTTGCTGCTGCTGGGATCATTGCTCAAGAAGCTGCTGGTGATGTTAGAATGACAGATACTCGTGCTGATGAAGCTGAGCGTGGCATTACTATTAAGTCTACTGGTATCTCTCTATACTATGCGATGTCAGATGAAGCCTTGAAAAACTAT AAGGGGGAGAGGGAAGGCAATGAGTATCTCATTAACCTTATAGATTCTCCCGGACATGTTGACTTCTCATCTGAAGTCACAGCTGCTCTTCGTATTACGGATGGTGCCCTTGTGGTTGTTGATTGCGTGGAAGGGGTGTGCATCCAGACAGAAACTGTACTTCGACAAGCACTTGGAGAAAGAATTCGTCCTGTTCTAACTGTTAACAAGATGGACAGGTGTTTCCTTGAGCTCCAGGTTGATGGAGAGGAGGCTTATCAGATATTCCAGAGAGTTATTGAGAATGCAAATGTTATAATGGCCACATATGAGGATACTCTCCTTGGAGATGTTCAGGTTTATCCAGATAAAGGTACTGTTGCTTTTTCTGCTGGATTGCATGGATGGGCTTTCACTCTGACTAATTTTGCTAACATGTATGCTTCCAAGTTTGGTGTTGACGAGGCTAAAATGATGGAAAGGCTTTGGGGAGAGAATTTTTTTGACCCTGCTACCAAGAAATGGACCAACAAGAATACAGGATCACCAACATGCAAGCGTGGTTTTGTTCAATTCTGTTATGAACCTATTAAGCAAATCATAAACACTTGTATGAATGATCAGAAAGACAAACTATGGCCGATGTTGCAGAAGCTTGGTGTTACCATGAAAGGTGAAGAGAAGGATATGATGGGGAAGGCATTGATGAAGCGTGTGATGCAGACGTGGCTTCCTGCAAGTAATGCTCTTCTGGAAATGATGGTCTTTCATCTACCTTCACCTTCTAAGGCACAAAGATATCGTGTTGAGAATTTGTATGAGGGACCACTGGATGATCAGTACGCTAACGCAATTAGGAACTGTGATCCTAGTGGTCCTCTTATGCTCTATGTGTCCAAGATGATTCCAGCATCTGACAAGGGAAGGTTTTTCGCCTTTGGTCGCGTTTTCTCTGGCAGCGTCTCAACTGGTTTGAAGGTCAGAATTATGGGTCCCAACTACATTCCTGGACAGAAAAAGGACCTGTATATTAAGAATGCGCAAAGAACTGTTATCTGGATGGGCAAGAAGCAAGAGACTGTGGAGGATGTTCCTTGTGGAAACACAGTGGCTATGGTTGGACTGGATCAATTTATTACAAAGAATGCAACTTTAACCAACGAAAAAGAAGTCGATGCACATCCTATCAGGGCAATGAAGTTCTCTGTCTCACCGGTTGTGCGTGTTGCTGTCCAATGAAAAGTTGCATCTGACCTTCCCAAACTTGTTGAGGGTCTCAAACGTCTTGCAAAGTCCGATCCTATGGTAGTCTGTACGATTGAGGAA TCCGGGGAGCATATTATAGCTGGAGCGGGTGAGCTTCATCTTGAGATCTGTTTGAAAGACTTGCAGGAAGACTTCATGGGTGGTGCAGACATTGTGAAATCTGATCCAGTTGTGTCATTCCGTGAGACAGTCCTTGACAAGTCCTGTTGCACAGTGATGAGCAAGTCCCCGAACAAGCATAACCGTCTCTACATGGAAGCCAGGCCCCTAGAAGGAGGACTTGCTGAGGCAATTGATGAGGGACGGATTGGGCCAAGAGATGACCCAAAGAGTCGTTCAAAAATCCTTTCTGAGGAATTTGGTTGGGACAAAGATCTTGCCAAGAAAGTTTGGTGCTTTGGCCCCGAAACCACTGGCCCAAATATGGTGGT agaTATGTGCAAGGGAGTCCAATATCTGAATGAAATCAAGGATTCTGTTATTGCTGGTTTCCAATGGGCTTCAAAGGAAGGTGCAATGGCTGAAGAAAACATGAGAGCCATATGCTTTGAAGTTTGCGATGTTGTTCTCCATGCTGATGCTATTCACAGAGGTGGTGGCCAGATTATTCCCACTGCTAGAAGAGTTATTTATGCTGCCCAACTTACAGCCAAGCCACGTCTTCTTGAGCCTGTATACTCGGTGGAAATTCAGGCTCCAGAGCAAGCACTTGGTGGTATTTATAGTGTTCTTAACCAGAGACGTGGACATGTATTCGAGGAAATGCAGAGGCCTGGCACCCCTCTTTACAACATTAAGGCATACCTTCCAGTTGTCGAATCATTCGGGTTCTCAAGCAATTTAAGACAAGCAACTTCTGGCCAAGCTTTCCCACAATGTGTGTTCGATCATTGGGACATGATGTCATCTGATCCGATGGAAGTTGGGTCACAGGCTCACCAGCTCGTGCTGGATATTCGTAAGAGAAAAGGTTTAAAGGAGCAGATGACACCACTCTCCGAATACGAAGACAAGTTATAA